A single Epinephelus fuscoguttatus linkage group LG13, E.fuscoguttatus.final_Chr_v1 DNA region contains:
- the LOC125899249 gene encoding probable G-protein coupled receptor 34 — protein MTQNISTTSATTTFETSNSSLLNFTTTPGSCLDYEALQIPLAVLYTVIFVLGLVGNLVALWVFFCVHSKKNSVRVFLINIAFADLLLVVCLPFRILYHSQGNEWNLAPTLCKVVGNLFYMNMYISVTLLGLISVDRYLKIHRGAGVQHRLRSTRWSTALCAIVWIVAFSLTLVLLMSKNHPEGKRCFHYKPLHNAKWKAYINIFLLVLFWLVFISLVVSYGKIALKLLRTSQEKPDLPNASRYTRTAKKSFFILFLFTICFVPYHMVRVFYIKTQITETSCFSQNVADKANEVALLFSALNSCLDPVMYFLLSSSVRKEVLRLVGSMFCLRDVGGVSGSSSTAELDGKNMRTDRGQTNISFTSHLKEKTFIESS, from the exons ATGACACAAAACATCTCCACCACGTCTGCCACAACCACCTTCGAGACTTCAAACAGCTCCCTCTTGAACTTCACCACAACCCCAGGATCCTGTTTGGATTACGAAGCTCTGCAGATCCCGCTGGCGGTGCTCTACACTGTCATCTTCGTCCTGGGTCTAGTTGGGAACCTGGTGGCTCTGTGGGTTTTCTTCTGTGTTCACTCGAAGAAGAACTCAGTGCGAGTGTTCCTCATAAACATAGCTTTTGCGgacctgctgctggtggtgtgtCTGCCGTTCAGGATACTCTATCACAGCCAAGGGAACGAGTGGAATCTGGCTCCCACTCTGTGTAAAGTTGTGGGCAACCTCTTCTACATGAACATGTACATCAGTGTCACGCTGCTGGGGTTGATCAGTGTGGATCGCTACCTGAAGATCCATCGAGGTGCTGGGGTGCAGCACAGATTGAGGTCCACGAGGTGGAGCACTGCCCTCTGCGCTATCGTCTGGATTGTGGCCTTCTCTTTGACTTTGGTGCTCCTGATGTCAAAGAATCACCCAGAGGGGAAGAG GTGTTTCCACTACAAGCCGCTCCACAATGCAAAGTGGAAAGCCTACATCAACATCTTTTTGCTGGTTCTCTTCTGGCTCGTCTTCATCTCTCTGGTGGTGTCTTATGGAAAGATTGCCCTCAAGCTTCTGAGGACATCACAAGAGAAACCAGACCTGCCCAACGCGTCCCGCTACACACGAACCGCCAAGAAGTCCTTCTTcattctcttcctcttcaccaTTTGTTTTGTCCCCTATCACATGGTCAGGGTGTTTTACATCAAAACCCAGATTACAGAAACATCGTGTTTCTCACAGAACGTGGCGGACAAAGCCAACGAGGTGGCTTTGCTGTTCTCAGCTCTCAACAGCTGCCTGGATCCTGTTATGTACTTCCTGTTGTCCTCTTCGGTGAGGAAGGAGGTGCTACGCTTGGTCGGCAGTATGTTTTGTCTGCGAGATGTTGGTGGAGTCAGCGGGAGCAGCTCCACGGCGGAGCTAGATGGTAAGAACATGAGGactgacagaggacagacaaACATCAGCTTTACTAGCCATCTGAAGGAGAAGACATTTATTGAATCCAGCTAA